A genomic window from Flavobacterium johnsoniae includes:
- a CDS encoding Nramp family divalent metal transporter, whose amino-acid sequence MTKSLEEVHESVSTENKKKGFRKILAFLGPAYLVSVGYMDPGNWATDIAGGSQFGYTLVWVLLMSNLMALLLQSLSARLGIVTQRDLAQASRETYSKYINYILYFLAEVAIAACDLAEVLGMAIGINLLFGIPLLEAVLITVLDTFLLLFLINKGIRKMEAFIIALVAIIGFSFIFEMIFAEPEMGKVLQGLIPSIPNSAALYIAIGIIGATVMPHNLYLHSSLVQTRKFDRTPAGIKQALKYNLIDSTIALNLAFFVNAAILILAAATFHKNGMFEVAEIQDAHQFLEPLLGTKWAPILFAVALIAAGQSSTVTGTLAGQIVMEGYLHFRIQPWVRRIITRLIAIIPAVIVILIYGESVTGKLLILSQVILSLQLGFAIIPLIHFVSDKSKMNGFHISRTTQVVSWIIATIIVSLNAKLVYDEITSWLENSVHPTILWLTVVPLAFGFLALLLYIVFKPFIAKAKSKTINHSPHNLKLHFSQKKTQEVKNIAVSVDFSNADEAALNHAFELGGMDAKYTLIHVVETVGALMYGIHVHDHETTIDEKLLLEYKKMLSERGFNIETELGFGKPNKIIPEIINDGDFDILVMGTHGHTGLKDILFGTTVDKLRHKISIPLLIVK is encoded by the coding sequence ATGACTAAATCTTTAGAAGAAGTCCACGAATCGGTTTCTACCGAAAACAAAAAAAAAGGTTTTAGAAAAATTTTAGCCTTCTTAGGCCCAGCATATTTAGTAAGCGTTGGCTATATGGATCCAGGAAACTGGGCAACAGATATTGCCGGCGGAAGCCAATTCGGATATACTTTGGTCTGGGTTTTATTGATGAGTAACTTAATGGCTTTACTTTTGCAAAGTTTAAGTGCGCGTTTGGGAATCGTAACCCAACGCGATCTTGCACAAGCTTCGAGAGAAACATACTCCAAATACATCAACTACATTTTATATTTTTTAGCCGAAGTTGCCATTGCAGCCTGCGATCTGGCAGAAGTTCTCGGAATGGCAATCGGAATTAATCTTCTTTTTGGAATTCCGTTGCTAGAAGCGGTTCTAATTACCGTTTTAGATACCTTTTTACTGCTTTTCCTGATCAATAAAGGAATTCGCAAGATGGAAGCCTTTATTATTGCTTTGGTGGCTATTATTGGCTTTTCTTTTATTTTCGAAATGATTTTTGCAGAACCAGAAATGGGTAAAGTGCTACAAGGGCTTATTCCTTCAATTCCAAACTCGGCTGCGTTATATATCGCAATCGGAATTATCGGAGCAACGGTAATGCCTCACAATTTATATCTTCATTCATCTTTAGTACAAACCAGAAAATTTGACAGAACTCCTGCCGGAATCAAACAAGCTTTAAAATACAATTTGATCGATTCGACAATTGCTTTAAATTTAGCTTTCTTCGTAAATGCGGCAATTCTGATTCTTGCCGCTGCGACTTTCCATAAAAACGGAATGTTTGAAGTTGCAGAAATTCAAGATGCACATCAATTTCTCGAACCGCTTTTAGGAACCAAATGGGCGCCAATTTTATTTGCCGTTGCTTTAATTGCTGCTGGACAAAGTTCAACTGTAACAGGAACTTTAGCGGGACAAATTGTAATGGAAGGTTATCTTCATTTTAGAATTCAGCCTTGGGTACGAAGAATTATAACGCGTTTAATTGCCATAATTCCAGCCGTAATCGTGATTTTAATTTATGGTGAAAGCGTAACTGGAAAACTCTTAATTCTGAGTCAGGTTATTTTGAGTTTACAATTAGGTTTTGCTATTATTCCTCTAATTCACTTTGTGAGCGACAAATCAAAAATGAATGGTTTTCATATTTCAAGAACCACACAAGTCGTTTCTTGGATTATCGCTACTATTATTGTGTCGCTAAATGCAAAATTGGTTTATGATGAAATCACATCTTGGTTAGAAAACTCAGTGCATCCAACCATTCTTTGGCTAACTGTAGTTCCGTTAGCATTCGGTTTCTTAGCGTTATTATTATATATTGTTTTCAAACCTTTTATTGCCAAAGCAAAATCAAAAACTATCAATCATTCTCCGCATAATTTAAAACTTCATTTTTCTCAAAAGAAAACACAAGAAGTAAAAAACATTGCGGTTTCTGTAGATTTTTCGAATGCAGACGAAGCAGCGCTTAATCATGCTTTCGAATTAGGCGGAATGGACGCGAAATATACGCTTATACATGTTGTAGAAACTGTCGGCGCTTTAATGTACGGCATTCATGTTCACGATCATGAAACCACAATTGACGAAAAATTATTATTAGAATATAAAAAAATGCTTTCTGAACGAGGTTTCAATATCGAAACTGAACTTGGTTTTGGAAAACCCAACAAAATAATCCCAGAAATAATAAATGATGGTGATTTTGACATTTTAGTCATGGGAACCCACGGTCACACTGGCTTAAAAGATATTCTTTTTGGCACAACCGTAGATAAATTGAGACATAAAATTTCAATACCTTTGTTGATTGTTAAATAA
- a CDS encoding CopD family protein, whose product MEYYNYLKSLHLIFVITWFAGLFYIVRLFVYQIEANEKPSPEKEILQAQYKIMAYRLWYIITWPSAVLASIFAFWMLFFTDAGSVWIKMPWMHVKLCFVFLLYLYHGKCHQIFKQLQNDEVKYSNNFMRLWNEGATIILFAVVFLVVLKSAINWIYGVIGIILFSVLIMLGFRFYKRIRERK is encoded by the coding sequence ATGGAATATTATAACTATCTAAAATCACTGCATCTAATATTCGTAATTACCTGGTTTGCGGGTTTGTTTTATATTGTGCGTTTGTTTGTTTATCAAATCGAAGCCAATGAAAAACCTTCGCCAGAAAAAGAAATTTTACAGGCGCAATATAAAATTATGGCCTACCGTTTGTGGTACATTATTACATGGCCTTCGGCGGTTTTGGCAAGTATTTTTGCTTTTTGGATGCTGTTTTTTACCGATGCAGGAAGTGTTTGGATCAAAATGCCGTGGATGCACGTAAAATTATGTTTCGTTTTCCTTTTGTATTTATATCACGGAAAATGTCATCAAATATTCAAACAATTACAAAACGATGAGGTAAAATATTCCAATAATTTTATGCGTTTATGGAACGAAGGCGCAACGATTATTTTGTTTGCCGTTGTTTTTTTAGTAGTTTTAAAAAGTGCCATCAACTGGATTTACGGCGTAATCGGAATCATATTATTCTCCGTTTTAATTATGCTGGGATTTCGATTTTACAAAAGAATTAGAGAAAGAAAATAG
- the hemA gene encoding glutamyl-tRNA reductase, with translation MENNNVPKHLYFYSVGLSYKKADAEVRGQFSLDAVAKTRLLEQAKNEGIESLIVTSTCNRTEIYGFAEHPFQLIKLICDNSNGSVDAFQKVGFVYKNQEAINHLFRVGTGLDSQILGDFEIISQIKTSFIHSKSMNLANAFMERLVNAVIQASKRIKTETEISSGATSVSFASVQYILKNVEDISNKNILLFGTGKIGRNTCENLVKHTKNEHITLINRTKDKAEKLAGKLNLIVKDYSELHLELQKADVVVVATGAQNPTVDKAILNLKKPLLILDLSIPKNVNENVEELEGVTLIHMDYLSQLTDETLENRKLHIPAAEAIIEEIKEEFVIWMKGRKFAPTINALKDKLNAIKASELDFQSKKIADFNEEQAEIISNRIIQKITTHFANHLKDDDTMVDESIEWIEKVFKIKAS, from the coding sequence ATGGAAAACAATAACGTACCGAAACACCTTTATTTTTACTCAGTTGGTCTGAGTTATAAAAAAGCTGATGCTGAGGTCAGAGGTCAATTTAGTTTGGACGCAGTTGCTAAAACGCGTTTGCTTGAACAAGCTAAAAACGAGGGAATAGAAAGTTTAATAGTTACTTCAACTTGCAACAGAACCGAAATCTACGGTTTTGCCGAACATCCATTTCAATTAATAAAACTTATCTGCGACAACAGTAATGGTTCTGTTGATGCCTTTCAAAAAGTGGGTTTCGTTTACAAAAATCAAGAAGCAATCAATCACTTATTTCGTGTAGGAACTGGTTTAGACAGTCAGATTTTAGGTGATTTCGAAATTATATCTCAAATTAAAACTTCTTTTATTCATTCAAAATCAATGAATTTAGCCAACGCTTTTATGGAAAGATTGGTAAATGCAGTGATTCAGGCAAGTAAAAGAATTAAAACAGAAACAGAAATTAGTTCTGGAGCGACTTCGGTTTCTTTTGCTTCTGTACAATATATTTTGAAGAATGTCGAAGATATCAGCAACAAGAACATTTTACTTTTTGGAACTGGTAAAATCGGAAGAAATACTTGTGAGAATTTAGTAAAACACACTAAAAACGAACACATTACTTTAATCAACAGAACAAAAGACAAAGCTGAGAAATTGGCTGGAAAGCTAAATCTGATTGTTAAAGATTATTCTGAATTACATTTAGAACTTCAAAAAGCCGATGTTGTTGTTGTGGCAACTGGCGCACAAAACCCAACGGTTGACAAAGCCATTTTAAATCTTAAAAAACCTTTGTTGATTCTGGATTTATCGATTCCGAAAAACGTAAATGAAAACGTAGAGGAATTAGAAGGTGTAACTTTAATCCACATGGATTATTTGTCTCAATTGACAGATGAAACTTTGGAAAACAGAAAATTACACATTCCAGCTGCTGAAGCAATTATCGAAGAAATCAAAGAAGAATTTGTCATTTGGATGAAAGGCAGAAAATTTGCACCTACAATCAACGCCTTAAAAGACAAATTAAACGCTATTAAAGCTTCTGAATTGGATTTTCAAAGCAAAAAAATCGCTGATTTCAACGAAGAGCAAGCTGAAATTATCAGTAACAGAATCATCCAAAAAATTACTACACATTTTGCAAATCATTTAAAAGACGACGATACCATGGTTGATGAAAGCATCGAATGGATCGAGAAAGTCTTCAAGATAAAAGCATCTTAA
- a CDS encoding enoyl-CoA hydratase/isomerase family protein: MNYENLLIAIEENIATITINRPTKLNALNKATISDLSKAIKLLGKNDDVRVIILTGSGEKAFVAGADISEFANYTIVEGAQLAAEGQESLFDFIEGLKKPVIAAINGFALGGGLELAMACHFRIASDNAKMGLPEVTLGLIPGYGGTQRLPQLIGKGRAMELIMTAAMITAEQAKDYGLVNHVVPQEELLSFTNVIAQKIIKNAPFAIGKAIKAINANFTDGKNGFDVEIKSFGKCFGTQDFKEGTTAFLEKRKAEFTGK; encoded by the coding sequence ATGAACTACGAGAATCTTTTAATTGCAATTGAAGAAAATATCGCGACCATTACAATAAACAGACCGACAAAATTGAATGCTTTGAACAAAGCAACAATTAGCGATTTGAGTAAAGCGATCAAATTATTGGGTAAAAATGATGATGTCCGCGTTATTATTTTGACTGGAAGCGGCGAAAAAGCATTTGTTGCCGGAGCCGATATTTCTGAATTTGCCAATTATACTATTGTTGAAGGCGCTCAATTGGCTGCAGAAGGTCAAGAATCGCTTTTTGATTTTATCGAAGGACTTAAAAAACCTGTTATTGCCGCAATTAACGGCTTTGCTCTTGGAGGCGGATTAGAGTTGGCAATGGCTTGTCATTTTAGAATTGCTTCTGATAATGCTAAAATGGGACTTCCAGAAGTGACTTTAGGATTGATTCCAGGTTATGGGGGAACACAGCGTTTGCCACAATTAATCGGTAAAGGACGTGCAATGGAATTAATTATGACCGCAGCAATGATTACTGCTGAACAAGCAAAAGATTACGGTTTGGTAAACCATGTTGTGCCTCAAGAAGAATTGCTTTCATTTACCAATGTAATTGCACAGAAAATCATCAAAAATGCACCTTTCGCTATCGGAAAAGCGATAAAAGCAATCAATGCTAATTTTACAGATGGTAAAAACGGTTTTGATGTCGAAATAAAATCATTCGGAAAATGCTTCGGAACCCAAGATTTTAAAGAAGGAACAACCGCTTTCTTAGAAAAACGTAAAGCAGAATTTACAGGAAAATAA
- a CDS encoding AraC family transcriptional regulator: MSSQEVIKIEDDFTLIRFQNDGSEPFYAQYEIIGTGLIQFHFGIKGNAKFLFNQGNYALELKEEKSLLLYNPQKELPLNLELAPNSWAISVIVSIKKFHALFSAEADYITFLSPDNKDKKYYNEGNISPSMAIVLSQLFHYNLHPSIKNLYYKGKGYELLSLYFNRTEDPNAEQCPFLIDEDNVLKIRKAKEIVIANMAEPPGLQELADEIGLNLKKLKMGFKQIYGDTVYGFLFDYKMDFARKLLDSGSYNVNEVGLKIGYSTGSHFIAAFKKKFGTTPKKYLMSINANV; the protein is encoded by the coding sequence ATGAGTTCTCAAGAAGTTATAAAAATTGAAGACGACTTTACGCTGATTCGTTTTCAAAATGATGGTTCAGAACCTTTTTACGCACAATACGAAATAATAGGTACTGGCCTGATACAGTTTCACTTCGGGATAAAAGGAAACGCAAAATTCTTGTTCAATCAAGGCAATTATGCTTTAGAATTGAAAGAAGAAAAATCGCTTCTTTTATATAATCCGCAGAAAGAATTACCACTAAATTTAGAATTGGCTCCAAACTCGTGGGCGATTTCAGTAATTGTATCAATTAAAAAATTTCACGCGTTATTTTCTGCCGAAGCCGATTATATTACTTTTTTAAGTCCTGATAATAAGGATAAGAAGTATTATAACGAAGGAAATATCAGTCCGTCAATGGCAATTGTGCTGAGTCAGTTGTTTCATTACAATCTTCATCCATCCATAAAAAATCTATATTATAAAGGAAAAGGATACGAATTGCTGAGTTTGTATTTTAATAGAACTGAAGATCCAAATGCAGAACAATGTCCGTTTTTGATTGATGAAGACAATGTTCTAAAAATCAGAAAGGCAAAAGAAATTGTAATCGCTAATATGGCCGAACCACCAGGATTGCAAGAACTAGCAGACGAAATCGGTTTGAATTTGAAAAAGCTGAAAATGGGTTTCAAACAAATTTATGGTGATACGGTTTATGGTTTCCTTTTCGATTATAAAATGGATTTCGCTAGAAAACTTTTAGACAGCGGTTCTTATAATGTAAATGAAGTTGGATTGAAAATCGGTTACAGTACAGGAAGTCATTTCATAGCCGCGTTCAAAAAGAAATTCGGAACAACACCAAAAAAGTATTTAATGTCGATTAATGCGAATGTTTAA
- a CDS encoding metal-dependent transcriptional regulator: MTFSEENYLKSIYHLTAALETEVSTNAIAEIMETKASSVTDMLKKLADKDLVNYKKYQGVSLTENGKLAAKMIVRKHRLWEVFLVEKLNFSWDEVHDIAEQLEHIKSEQLINRLDDFLGNPTEDPHGDPIPDANGRIIKIEKQLLSELEENQTGVCVGVKDTSSEFLKYLDKQGIALGSKIEFISKESFDLSVKIKVNERELSISNKIASNLFVKLV, encoded by the coding sequence ATGACTTTTTCAGAAGAAAACTACCTAAAATCGATATATCACTTAACGGCTGCTTTAGAAACTGAAGTCAGTACAAATGCTATTGCAGAAATTATGGAAACTAAAGCTTCCTCTGTTACCGACATGCTTAAAAAGTTGGCAGATAAAGATTTGGTTAATTATAAAAAATACCAAGGTGTTTCGTTAACCGAAAATGGAAAACTGGCTGCCAAAATGATTGTTAGAAAACACCGTTTATGGGAAGTTTTTTTGGTAGAAAAACTAAATTTCAGCTGGGATGAAGTTCATGATATTGCAGAACAATTGGAACACATTAAATCGGAACAATTGATTAATCGTTTAGATGATTTTCTGGGAAATCCAACTGAAGATCCGCACGGCGATCCGATTCCAGATGCAAATGGACGAATCATTAAAATTGAGAAACAGCTTTTATCTGAATTAGAAGAAAACCAAACTGGAGTTTGTGTCGGTGTAAAAGATACTTCTTCAGAATTTTTGAAATATCTAGATAAACAAGGAATTGCTTTGGGTTCTAAAATCGAATTTATCTCTAAAGAATCTTTCGATTTATCGGTAAAAATTAAGGTGAATGAAAGGGAATTATCCATTTCGAATAAAATTGCTTCTAACCTATTTGTAAAACTGGTATAA
- a CDS encoding uroporphyrinogen-III synthase produces the protein MANPVQIVSTKILSPLHKQELMKYGVELIEADFIKTENKPFELKDLNESLIFTSQNAVHSVLSDPKSEKLKSKNVYCVGLKTKTLLSDNGFNVVAYTGYAADLAEIITLIYGNESYTFFSGNLRRDTLPEALKENGIKFNEIQVYETTLQPQKIKANPEAILFFSPSGVKSYLKHNTIKKEICFCIGDTTAEALSKITKNIIVADQPTIEDVIEDVIHEYK, from the coding sequence ATGGCAAATCCAGTTCAAATAGTATCTACAAAAATATTGTCTCCTCTTCATAAACAAGAGCTAATGAAATATGGCGTTGAATTAATCGAAGCCGATTTCATTAAAACTGAAAACAAACCTTTCGAATTAAAAGACCTCAACGAAAGTTTAATTTTTACAAGTCAAAATGCCGTTCATAGTGTTTTATCTGACCCAAAATCAGAAAAACTTAAAAGTAAAAACGTGTACTGTGTTGGGCTAAAAACCAAAACGCTTTTAAGCGATAATGGTTTTAATGTTGTAGCTTACACAGGTTACGCTGCAGATTTAGCCGAAATTATCACTTTGATTTACGGAAATGAAAGCTATACTTTTTTTAGTGGAAATCTTAGAAGAGACACTTTGCCAGAAGCCTTAAAGGAAAACGGAATTAAATTCAATGAAATTCAGGTGTACGAAACTACGCTTCAACCTCAGAAAATAAAAGCAAATCCTGAAGCGATTTTATTTTTTAGTCCGTCTGGAGTTAAAAGTTATCTGAAACACAATACAATCAAAAAAGAAATCTGTTTCTGCATTGGCGATACAACTGCAGAAGCTTTGTCAAAAATCACTAAAAATATCATCGTTGCTGATCAACCAACAATTGAAGATGTGATAGAAGATGTAATTCACGAATATAAGTAA
- a CDS encoding sensor histidine kinase, whose product MIVLIVVASFLLASISIIQFKTEAKEYHQERLERKENAVKEHINYVLSTTTYPLKTGNLDLIFKDKIHELAQIHKIEINIYSLDGKLLKSSKESFAVDKIAPPIPEYILKLVRSSIEKRFVDIKTIDGVKNRSSYSLIKDEKFKPLGILNLPYLEDDGYYDNELNTFLIRLSQVYSFMLIVAFALAYFLSTYITKSLKTISDRLEETNLDQKNEKIVLEANSKEVNFLIKAYNGMVDKLETSAVKLAQSEREEAWREMAKQVAHEIKNPLTPMRLTVQSFQRKFDPNDPDVKQKMNDYSETLIQQIDTMTSVASAFSNFASMPAQQNETLNVVEVVELALDIFNEDYIVFEKEEEEIISKMDRTQLIRVITNLVKNATQAIPESQFQKSIVVTVKRRNDNVEIAVKDNGIGIQKQDIGRIFEPKFTTKTSGMGLGLGIIKNIIENYKGTITFESTYGKGTTFRVSLPITNS is encoded by the coding sequence ATGATTGTATTGATTGTTGTGGCATCTTTTTTATTGGCTTCGATTTCGATTATTCAGTTTAAAACAGAGGCCAAAGAATACCATCAAGAACGGTTAGAAAGAAAAGAAAATGCCGTAAAAGAGCACATCAATTATGTGCTTTCAACTACAACATATCCTCTTAAAACAGGAAATTTAGATTTAATTTTTAAAGATAAAATTCACGAATTAGCGCAGATTCACAAAATTGAAATCAATATTTATAGCCTAGACGGAAAACTGCTTAAATCATCCAAAGAGTCTTTTGCTGTAGATAAAATTGCGCCACCGATTCCAGAATACATTCTAAAACTGGTTCGTTCTTCTATTGAAAAACGTTTTGTAGACATTAAAACGATTGACGGAGTTAAAAACCGATCTTCATATAGTTTAATAAAAGACGAAAAATTCAAACCGCTCGGAATCTTGAATCTCCCGTATTTAGAAGACGATGGTTATTACGATAATGAGTTGAATACTTTCTTGATTCGTTTGAGTCAGGTGTATTCTTTTATGCTGATTGTGGCTTTTGCTTTGGCATATTTCCTTTCGACTTATATCACAAAATCATTAAAAACCATTTCAGATCGTTTGGAAGAAACCAATTTGGATCAGAAAAACGAGAAAATTGTTTTAGAAGCTAATAGCAAAGAAGTTAACTTCCTGATAAAAGCTTATAACGGAATGGTAGACAAACTGGAAACCAGTGCCGTAAAACTAGCCCAAAGCGAAAGAGAAGAAGCTTGGCGCGAAATGGCGAAACAGGTCGCGCATGAAATTAAAAATCCACTTACGCCGATGCGTTTGACGGTTCAGAGTTTTCAACGAAAGTTTGATCCGAACGACCCTGATGTAAAGCAGAAGATGAATGACTATTCTGAAACTTTAATTCAGCAGATTGATACGATGACTTCTGTCGCTTCGGCTTTTTCGAATTTTGCTTCGATGCCAGCGCAGCAAAATGAAACGCTAAATGTTGTTGAGGTTGTAGAATTGGCTTTGGATATTTTCAACGAAGATTATATTGTTTTCGAAAAAGAAGAAGAAGAAATCATTTCCAAAATGGATCGTACGCAATTAATTCGTGTCATTACCAATTTGGTAAAAAATGCAACTCAGGCAATTCCAGAAAGTCAGTTTCAAAAATCGATTGTTGTTACAGTAAAAAGACGAAATGATAATGTTGAAATTGCGGTAAAAGACAACGGAATAGGAATCCAAAAACAAGATATCGGACGAATTTTCGAACCTAAATTTACAACCAAAACCAGCGGTATGGGACTTGGATTAGGAATTATTAAAAACATTATCGAAAATTACAAAGGAACAATTACCTTTGAGTCAACTTACGGAAAAGGAACAACTTTTAGAGTTTCTTTACCTATTACCAACTCCTAA
- the hemC gene encoding hydroxymethylbilane synthase, translating into MAEKTIRIGTRDSELALWQAHTVEKKLNDLGYKTSIVAVKSQGDIILDKPLYELGITGIFTKTLDIAMINGDCDIAVHSMKDVPTALPKGIVQAAVLERANVLDILVHKGNPDFTNPSTIATGSLRRQAQWFNKYPNHTVVDLRGNVNTRMQKLKDNDWDGAVFAAAGLERINLKPENYINLDWMIPAPAQGAMLVVAMENDNYTLDALSQLNDIETEICTYIERQFLRTLEGGCTAPIGSLVTYNEDEDTLHFQGVLLSIDGKQKLEINKTVDISEWKKLGFNCAQEILNNGGTELMKQIKESLKK; encoded by the coding sequence ATGGCAGAAAAAACAATCAGAATTGGAACGCGTGACAGCGAATTAGCACTTTGGCAAGCACACACTGTAGAGAAAAAACTAAACGATTTAGGTTATAAAACCTCGATTGTTGCGGTAAAATCTCAAGGTGATATTATTCTGGATAAGCCGCTTTACGAATTAGGAATTACCGGAATTTTTACGAAAACGCTTGACATCGCGATGATTAATGGTGATTGTGATATCGCTGTGCATTCTATGAAAGATGTTCCAACGGCTTTGCCAAAAGGAATTGTTCAAGCTGCAGTTTTAGAAAGAGCCAATGTTTTAGACATTTTGGTTCATAAAGGAAACCCTGATTTTACAAATCCAAGCACCATTGCAACCGGAAGCTTACGTCGTCAGGCGCAATGGTTTAATAAATACCCAAATCATACCGTTGTTGACTTACGTGGAAACGTAAATACGCGTATGCAAAAACTTAAAGACAATGATTGGGACGGAGCTGTTTTTGCTGCTGCTGGTTTGGAAAGAATCAACTTGAAACCAGAAAATTACATCAATTTAGATTGGATGATTCCGGCACCGGCGCAAGGCGCAATGCTTGTAGTGGCAATGGAAAATGACAATTATACTCTTGATGCACTTTCGCAATTAAATGATATCGAAACTGAAATCTGCACCTACATCGAACGTCAATTTTTGAGAACGCTTGAAGGCGGATGTACGGCTCCAATTGGATCGTTGGTAACTTATAATGAAGATGAAGACACTTTGCATTTTCAAGGTGTTTTACTTTCTATTGACGGAAAACAAAAACTGGAAATCAATAAAACAGTTGATATTTCAGAATGGAAGAAACTAGGTTTCAACTGTGCTCAAGAAATCTTAAATAATGGCGGAACAGAATTAATGAAGCAGATTAAAGAATCTCTGAAGAAATAA
- the hemH gene encoding ferrochelatase translates to MKGVLLVNLGSPESPTPKDVKPYLDEFLMDKYVIDVPYLLRALLVRGIILRKRPEESAHAYAKIWWEEGSPLVVLSERMQKKVQPLVNVPVSLAMRYGTMTIEKGLQELSDKGITDVMLFPLYPQYAMASTLTILVKAEEIRKKKFPHMKFTDVPAFYNKPDYIKNLADSIQKHLVGFDYDHLLFSYHGIPERHIRKTDVTKSHCKIDGSCCNTPSPAHEFCYRHQCYETTKQVVKLLGLPEDKYSLTFQSRLAGDKWLEPYTDVEIDNMPAKGIKKLAVVTPAFVSDCLETLEEIAMRAKEDFEANGGEEFLAIPCLNDDDEWCETVANWINDWAK, encoded by the coding sequence ATGAAAGGCGTATTATTAGTAAATCTTGGATCTCCAGAAAGTCCAACTCCAAAAGATGTTAAACCTTATTTAGATGAATTTTTAATGGATAAATACGTGATTGACGTTCCGTATTTATTAAGAGCATTATTGGTTCGCGGAATTATTTTAAGAAAAAGACCAGAAGAATCAGCACACGCTTATGCAAAAATTTGGTGGGAAGAAGGTTCACCGTTAGTTGTTCTTTCAGAAAGAATGCAGAAAAAAGTACAGCCACTTGTAAACGTTCCAGTTTCTTTGGCAATGCGTTACGGAACGATGACAATCGAAAAAGGACTTCAGGAATTAAGCGATAAAGGAATTACAGATGTAATGCTTTTTCCTTTATATCCGCAATATGCAATGGCTTCAACTTTGACTATTTTAGTAAAAGCAGAAGAAATTCGCAAGAAGAAATTCCCACACATGAAGTTTACAGATGTTCCGGCATTCTACAATAAACCCGATTACATCAAGAATTTGGCTGATTCTATTCAGAAACATTTAGTTGGTTTTGATTACGATCATTTATTGTTTTCATACCACGGAATTCCAGAGCGTCATATCCGTAAAACCGATGTGACTAAATCGCATTGTAAAATTGACGGTTCTTGCTGTAACACGCCATCGCCGGCGCACGAATTTTGCTACCGTCACCAATGTTATGAGACGACAAAACAAGTCGTTAAATTATTAGGACTTCCAGAAGATAAATATAGTTTGACATTTCAATCGCGTTTAGCGGGAGACAAATGGTTAGAACCTTATACAGATGTTGAAATTGATAACATGCCAGCAAAAGGAATTAAGAAATTGGCAGTTGTTACACCAGCTTTCGTTTCGGATTGTTTAGAAACTTTGGAAGAAATCGCAATGCGTGCCAAAGAAGATTTCGAGGCAAATGGAGGAGAAGAGTTCTTGGCAATTCCATGTTTGAATGATGATGATGAATGGTGCGAAACTGTTGCGAATTGGATTAATGATTGGGCGAAATAA